The nucleotide sequence AAAAGAGTGAAAAGGATGTCTATCCCAATGTCATGCTGGCAGATAGAACGATTTGGAAAGATGGGGCTATGACTTTAAAAGATGCCACTTTCTATCAATTAGACGAAGAGGGAAAGGAAAAGTTAAGGGGAAGTTTTGAGAGTCAGGTTCATCCGTTGACTTCGTTTCTCTCTGATTTTGATGTTGATATAAAAGAGATAGATACCATGTCTGTCGCGATGCTCCTAAAAAATATAAAAAAAATGAAGAAAAATAAAAGTACAGTGGAAGAGATCTTACCTTATAGGGTAGAGCTGCAGAAAAAATTAGCATCACCATTCTCAGCAGTATTTTTAGGAATCCTAGGGGTATTATTTTCTTTGGGGCATCACAGAAGCGGGAAAAGTGTCAGCTATGGACTGAGTATGGGAGTTATTTTTCTATATATAACTCTGTTCAATGTAGGAATAGTGTTATCTAGTAAGGGAACGGTTAATCCAGTAGTAGCCATATGGTTACCGAATTTACTTCTGGCAACTCTTACAGGAACTATGTATCTTAGAAAGGTAAGGAGGGGATAGATGAAAAAAATAGATAGATATATAATAGTTAAATTTATAAAATCAGTTCTATTGTCCCTCTTTGCTTTCATAGGGATTTTCGTACTATCCCAGATTTTTAAAGTGATAAACTATGTTACTTCCGGAAGGATGACAAGTATTGAAGGTGCCAAATATATGGCAGCATTAGTTCCTGGTATATTGGTGCAGGTATCGCCTCTAGCAGCATTATTAGGGGGATTGATAACAATAAATAAGATGGCCAGCAGTTTAGAGGTTATAGCCTTAAAAACTTCTGGAATCAGTTTTAGAAGGATAGTTCTTCTGCCTATAATTGCTACATTTATTATGGCAGGAGGAGTTTTTTATATCAGTAATTCTTTGCAGCCGGAAGGCTTAAAGGTAGCCAGAGAGTTAAAGAGAAAGAATCAAATAGATGAAGATCAGATCCCTGTTGAAAAAAGCAATGTATATCTCAGAGGGAATGGAGATTATATCTACCATTTTGACTATATAAATAGAGAAGAAAATATAGCCAAAGGGGTGGAAGTTGTAATTTTAAATAAAAACTTTGATGCCATAAAATCTATAATCACAGCTAAGTCAGCCAGATATACTGACGGCGGCAGATGGGAATTAGATAGGGCCAATGAAAATAAGATAGATGAAAAAAAAGTAGTTTTTCATAAAACCTATACAAATTTACAGTTAAAGGATGAACCTAAATTATTCCTGACTCCTAAATACAGAAAAGAGGAATTAAGTTTAACGGAATTAAAAAGGATAGCACTGCTTCTTCGTAAAACCGGAGGAGAAGCTAAGGAATTTGATGTAGAATTTCATAAGAGGATAGCTTATCCATTTGCCTGTGTTGTTATAGGAATCTTGGGTCTGGCTCTCGGAAGTAGGTATGTAAGAGGTTCGTCGGCTATAAATATAGCTCTTAGTATTGCTTTTGGTTATGGGTACTATATTGTTCAGGCTAGTTTTGAAGCGGTAGCCATGGGAGGGATTTTATCTCCCCTTATTGGAGCATGGATGCCTAACCTTATCTTTATAGGTATAGGACTGGTAGCGATGAATAAGGCAGAATATTAATGAGGGAGGGGTAATTCATGAATTATCCGTACTCTTAAATTAAAAAAATTGCCATAAAGAGGAAAGAAAAGAGTAAAAGAGGAGAGAAGATTATGATAATAGAAAAAAAATTAAAAAATGGAATGCCTGTTTTTTTTGATAAGATAGATGGAATACAATCGGTAACTATAGGAATTTTTGTAGGAACAGGATCTAAACATGAAAAGGTCGATGAATACGGTGTATCTCACCTTTTGGAACACATGATGTTTAAAGGGACTAAAAAAAGATCGGCTAAAGAACTATCTGAAGAGATAGACAATGTAGGCGGGAATATAAATGCGTATACTGGAAAGGAAACTACAGCTTATTATATACAACTATTATCTTCTAGATTGGAAGTAGGAGTGGATATCTTGTCAGATATGTTTTTAAACTCTACTTTTTCAGATGAAAATTTAGAAAAGGAAAAAAAGGTTGTAATTGAAGAGATAAATATGTACGAGGATATCCCAGAGGAAAAAGTACATGATATGAATTCCACATTTGCTATTTCTGGAGATCAGTCTAATATAGTTTTAGGAAGTATTGAAAGCGTAAATGGGATTAGCAGAGATATCTTAGTTAATTATTTCAATAGGAGATATACACCAGAAAATATGGTTATATCTTTAGCTGGAAATATGGATATAGATAAAGTCATGGAGATGCTAGAAGATACTATGGGAACTATGGAAAAAAAAGAAGTTCAAACTTCTGAAGAATTTTCTATGAAGATAAACCCTGGAAAACAGATCTCTAAGAAAGAGATGAGTCAGGTTCACCTGTGTATAAACACAAAAGGAATCTCTTACTTAGATGAGGATAGATATAAATA is from Psychrilyobacter atlanticus DSM 19335 and encodes:
- a CDS encoding LptF/LptG family permease, producing the protein MKIIDKYLFNQLKMPVLFGISLFTFIFLIEMMVKMMESILVKRVPALDMLHLLTYYIPPILSQTIPMGFFLGVMITYNKLTSTSESVAMVSIGMSLNKILKVPFFMSVGIFFLTIFLQEKIIPESFVRAETLGIKIATETPSFQLTEKTFLENVGEYSIYIDTLDPKTNQAKDVVIFQKSEKDVYPNVMLADRTIWKDGAMTLKDATFYQLDEEGKEKLRGSFESQVHPLTSFLSDFDVDIKEIDTMSVAMLLKNIKKMKKNKSTVEEILPYRVELQKKLASPFSAVFLGILGVLFSLGHHRSGKSVSYGLSMGVIFLYITLFNVGIVLSSKGTVNPVVAIWLPNLLLATLTGTMYLRKVRRG
- a CDS encoding LptF/LptG family permease, with product MKKIDRYIIVKFIKSVLLSLFAFIGIFVLSQIFKVINYVTSGRMTSIEGAKYMAALVPGILVQVSPLAALLGGLITINKMASSLEVIALKTSGISFRRIVLLPIIATFIMAGGVFYISNSLQPEGLKVARELKRKNQIDEDQIPVEKSNVYLRGNGDYIYHFDYINREENIAKGVEVVILNKNFDAIKSIITAKSARYTDGGRWELDRANENKIDEKKVVFHKTYTNLQLKDEPKLFLTPKYRKEELSLTELKRIALLLRKTGGEAKEFDVEFHKRIAYPFACVVIGILGLALGSRYVRGSSAINIALSIAFGYGYYIVQASFEAVAMGGILSPLIGAWMPNLIFIGIGLVAMNKAEY
- a CDS encoding M16 family metallopeptidase, coding for MIIEKKLKNGMPVFFDKIDGIQSVTIGIFVGTGSKHEKVDEYGVSHLLEHMMFKGTKKRSAKELSEEIDNVGGNINAYTGKETTAYYIQLLSSRLEVGVDILSDMFLNSTFSDENLEKEKKVVIEEINMYEDIPEEKVHDMNSTFAISGDQSNIVLGSIESVNGISRDILVNYFNRRYTPENMVISLAGNMDIDKVMEMLEDTMGTMEKKEVQTSEEFSMKINPGKQISKKEMSQVHLCINTKGISYLDEDRYKYSIISNILAGNMSSRLFQKIREDRGLAYSIYSYMSNFKEGGLFTIYAGTTPKDYNEVIQIVLEEFEEIKKNSVTEKELERSKNQFLSSLTFGLENSRARMSRLASSYLTYGRIKTIEETIEEIEKITCEDIKKVANKVFSEEYYSYTILGDIE